The following are encoded in a window of Candidatus Woesearchaeota archaeon genomic DNA:
- the sepF gene encoding cell division protein SepF, whose amino-acid sequence MKKLFEKMRQTFSGKSKDDDVDTDYVEEEYVELDNVSSDDKHSKVIVRPFVINDFSDVKPILDAMRQGYTIGLINIKPLKSKDLVELKRAINKIKKTCDAINGDIAGFGDDYLVVAPSFAEIYRSKDTTEPETSDDE is encoded by the coding sequence ATGAAAAAATTATTTGAAAAGATGCGACAGACATTTTCAGGAAAAAGCAAAGACGATGATGTTGACACTGATTATGTAGAAGAAGAATATGTTGAACTTGACAATGTTTCTTCTGATGATAAACATTCTAAAGTGATTGTACGACCATTTGTTATTAATGATTTTTCAGATGTAAAACCTATTCTTGATGCTATGAGGCAAGGATACACTATAGGATTAATCAATATCAAGCCGTTAAAAAGCAAAGATCTTGTTGAATTAAAACGTGCTATTAACAAAATAAAGAAAACCTGTGATGCAATCAATGGAGATATTGCAGGCTTCGGCGATGATTATTTAGTTGTTGCGCCATCATTTGCAGAAATCTATCGTTCTAAAGACACTACTGAACCAGAAACAAGTGATGATGAATAG
- a CDS encoding ZPR1 zinc finger domain-containing protein, whose product MDETPDVLEGQKCPMCMKDTLTLTEADRDIPYFGKVYIFSMSCSECKYHKADLECEKNEPAKYTFEISSEADLNVRVVKSSTATVKIPRIMDIEPGTAANGYVTNVEGILNRVKVMLEKARDFAEDDEDRRKAKSMLKKIQDVMWGHDKITITIEDPEGNSCIISDKVVKSKLKFKAVKE is encoded by the coding sequence ATGGATGAAACACCTGATGTTTTGGAAGGACAGAAATGCCCGATGTGCATGAAGGATACGCTTACCTTGACTGAAGCTGATCGGGATATTCCTTATTTTGGCAAAGTGTATATTTTTTCCATGTCCTGTTCTGAATGTAAGTATCATAAAGCAGACTTAGAATGCGAAAAAAATGAGCCTGCGAAATATACCTTTGAAATTTCTTCTGAAGCTGATTTAAATGTTCGTGTTGTTAAAAGCAGCACTGCAACGGTTAAAATACCGCGAATTATGGACATTGAACCAGGAACTGCGGCAAATGGGTATGTTACTAATGTTGAAGGTATTTTGAATAGAGTTAAAGTAATGTTAGAAAAAGCGCGTGATTTTGCTGAAGACGATGAAGATCGGCGAAAAGCAAAGAGTATGCTCAAAAAGATACAGGATGTTATGTGGGGACATGATAAGATTACTATTACCATTGAAGATCCTGAGGGTAATTCATGCATTATTTCTGATAAAGTTGTTAAAAGCAAGTTGAAGTTTAAGGCCGTTAAAGAATAA